One genomic window of Bombus fervidus isolate BK054 chromosome 14, iyBomFerv1, whole genome shotgun sequence includes the following:
- the Obe gene encoding activating signal cointegrator 1 complex subunit obelus isoform X2 → MPELPRITRSLRMFTNLGRIKSTRELQPNDLFKKEEEYKKLKSEFNWQDLCRHVPKDALPHVNKLRQIAVKTFGECSYELIDEFLLFTLQLLINDKLLTNEKFVILKRKAANLTFQDAQNMMEFDKAIYKQNLESYAKYFTDMTLEEFEEFIIISKLKNENSEDELLDLLGCEAIEFIQYIIEHRKSIIALSSDSKVQKKFNTQRPVISGQVTVQSEKEKQLLKQVRKKEKKLNKISSKREKRGEPEENGFESLELSLKRNEALIEMHTPIFEKNVTDRNMRENIPFVFDSNISSRTTAGYVSKRQIMLPQNAVKNDTEMFEEVSIPPPESQLIDVNYKPVMIDSLDDTGQMAFSGIKSLNIIQSIVFDAAYHTNENLLISAPTGAGKTNVAMLTIVHQIKQHIEHGQLMKNQFKIIYVTPMKALAAEMTANFSKKLQCLGISVRELTGDIQLTKSEIQQTQMIVTTPEKWDVVTRKGTGDISLTSIVKLLIIDEVHLLHGDRGPVVEALVARTLRQVESSQSMIRIVGLSATLPNYLDVARFLRVNPHVGLFYFDHRFRPVPLSQTFIGVKATSPLQEINYMDQVCYNNVIDMVSKGHQVMVFVHARNATVKVAQTLKELAMKDGTLKLFIPEGQAKFTNKAFAKSRNKYLIELFSSGLSVHHAGLLRSERNLVEKYFAEGLIKVLVCTSTLAWGVNLPAHAVIIRGTEIYDAKHGSYIDLDILDVLQIFGRAGRPQFDVSGHATIITSHNKLYHYLSLLTNQIPIESSFIKYLADNLNAEIALGTISNVEEAIKWLSYTYLFVRMKLNYHVYGIHPQVIIDDPNLEQKRKELIDIAAKALDEAKMIRYNISTGDLSTTNLGRIASHFYLKYDTIEIFNKLTKPIMSEAEILAMISQSQEFGQLKVREDEMNELQELIQQYCELNVQGGVENIHGKVNILLQTYLSHGRVNSFSLISDQAYIVQNAGRICRALFNIMLGQNRATMAGRLLEMAKVIEVQQWSFKNPLCQFHCLSPEIINKIEENDLTIDRLNNMNVKEIGDILYNQKVAVLVKKCCEELPALEMESNLQPITRTVLRIRLKIYPQFRWNDSVHGKTSEPFWIWIEDPDSDFIYHHECFNMTRKMVYNKLEQELVMTIPLQEPLPSQYIVRATSDRWLGCQNMLPLTFHDLILPEIYPPHTNLLELQPLPVKALKDPLFEKLYKFSHFNPIQTQIFHCLYHTDNNVLLGAPTGSGKTIAAEIAIFRVFKQYPTQKIVYIAPLKALVRERIKDWKVRLEEQLGRQVVELTGDVSPDIKVIASASVIVTTPEKWDGISRSWQTRAYVKNVALIIIDEIHLLGEDRGPVLEVIISRTNFISSHTSKTLRVIGLSTALANAVDLANWLGIKEMGLYNFRPSVRPVPLAIHIHGFPGKNYCPRMATMNRPTFQAIKQHAPSSPSLVFVSSRRQTRLTALDLIAYLAAEDNPKQWLHMCEEEMNTILDHVRDSNLKLTLAFGIGLHHAGLQDRDRMIVEELFVNNKIQVLITTATLAWGVNFPAHLVVIKGTEYYDGKQHRYVDMPITDVLQMIGRAGRPQFDTAGVAVVLVHDLKKNFYKRFLHQPFPVESSLLAVLPDHINAEIVAGTIKNKQELLDYLTWTYFFRRLMKNPRYYDLNALEPNTINQYLSSLVDNTLKVLIDSHCVIFDEEEQILYPQSMGKIASFYYLSHHTMLMFEESLQEFLTLEQCLRILCNSYEYNELPVRHDEELLNEELSKMCRYQVDNYSYGSPHTKAFLLLQAHFSRLPLPCVDYITDLKSVLDQSIRIIQAMIDTVAEHGWLASALMIMNLLQMLIQARWIDEFAITTLPHVNSEHIQLFSALSSCLPKLCFIMRNKYSTLVEVLGKDFQEEQIFQIHQVMKEMPMLHVELSIEMHDEEQRNQKFISLKTDNSDHININKDQDYILNITMKRKNKSNNLKVHCPLFQKGKDEGWFLVLGNTSNLELLALKRASGINEQRKHYQLQFTAPSTLGQTTLVFYLISDCYMGLDQEYNIKLNIIS, encoded by the exons atgccAGAATTACCACGAATTACAAGATCTTTGCGTATGTTTACAAACCTTGGACGTATTAAAAGTACAAGGGAACTACAAccaaatgatttatttaaaaaagaagaagaatataaaaaattgaaaag tgaGTTTAACTGGCAAGATTTATGCAGACATGTACCCAAAGATGCTTTACCTCATGTTAATAAACTACGTCAAATTGCTGTAAAAACGTTTG GAGAATGTTCTTATGAACTCAtagatgaatttttattgtttactcTACAATTACTAATCAATGACAAGCTGTTAACTAATgaaaaattcgtaattttaaaAAGGAAAGCTGCAAATTTAACATTTCAAGATGCTCAGAATATGATGGAG tttGATAAGGcaatatataaacaaaatttggaGTCATATGCAAAGTATTTTACAGATATGACTTTGGAAGAATTTGAAGagtttattataattagtaaattaaaaaatgaaaattcagaAGATGAATTACTTGATCTTTTAGGTTGTGAAGCTATAGAGTTTATACAATACATTATTGAACATCGAAAAAGTATTATAGCTTTGAGTTCTGATTCAAAAGTACAAAAAAAGTTTAATACCCAAAGACCTGTGATCAGCGGACAAGTGACTGTACAGTctgagaaagaaaaacagcTACTGAAACAAGtacgaaagaaggaaaagaaattaaataagatatcaagtaaacgagaaaaaagaggagaacCTGAAGAAAATGGTTTTGAATCATTAGAATTATCCTTAAAAAGGAATGAAGCATTAATAGAAATGCATACACccatatttgaaaaaaatgttacagACAGAAATATGCGAGAAAATATTCCCTTTGTATTTGACTCCAATATATCTAGTAGAACAACAGCTGGTTATGTATCGAAACGACAAATAATGTTACCACAGAATGCAGTAAAAAACGATACAGAAATGTTTGAGGAAGTTTCTATACCTCCTCCAGAGTCTCAACTAATTGATGTAAATTACAAACCTGTTATGATAGATTCCTTAGATGATACTGGACAAATGGCTTTTAGTGGTATTAaatcattaaatataatacaaagtaTAGTATTTGATGCGGCATATCATACTAatgagaatttattaatttctgctCCAACGGGTGCTGGAAAGACCAATGTTGCTATGTTAACTATAGTACATCAAATAAAGCAACATATTGAACATGGTCAGTtaatgaaaaatcaatttaaaataatttatgtaaccCCAATGAAAGCTTTAGCAGCTGAAATGACAgcaaattttagtaaaaaacTTCAATGTCTTGGTATATCCGTTCGTGAATTAACTGGAGATATACAATTGACCAAATCAGAAATTCAACAAACGCAAATGATCGTTACTACCCCAGAAAAATGGGACGTTGTTACTAGAAAAGGTACTGGAGATATATCTCTTACTAGTATTGTAAAATTACTAATTATCGATGAGGTGCATTTGTTACATGGTGATAGAGGGCCTGTAGTTGAAGCATTAGTTGCTCGAACATTAAGACAAGTAGAATCTTCACAAAGCATGATAAGAATTGTTGGACTTTCTGCAACTTTACCAAATTATCTAGATGTTGCAAGATTTTTAAGAGTGAATCCACATGTAGGACTCTTTTATTTTGATCACCGATTTCGACCAGTACCTCTTAGTCAAACATTTATTGGTGTAAAAGCTACATCACCATTGCaggaaataaattacatgGATCAAGTATGTTACAATAATGTTATAGATATGGTATCTAAAGGACATCAAGTAATGGTATTTGTACATGCACGAAATGCTACTGTTAAAGTGGCACAAACATTAAAAGAATTAGCGATGAAAGATGGTAcacttaaattatttatacccGAAGGTCAagcaaaatttacaaataaagcGTTTGCTAAATCACGCAACAAGTAtctaattgaattatttagcAGCGGATTATCGGTACATCACGCTGGTTTATTGCGTTCAGAAAGAAATTtggttgaaaaatattttgcagaaGGTTTAATTAAGGTATTAGTATGCACGTCAACATTAGCTTGGGGTGTAAATTTACCTGCACATGCAGTTATTATAAGAGGGACAGAAATATATGATGCAAAACATGGTTCGTATATCGATTTAGATATATTAGATGTTTTACAAATCTTTGGTCGTGCTGGTAGACCACAATTTGATGTATCTGGTCACGCTACTATTATTACTTctcataataaattatatcactatttatcgttattaacAAATCAAATACCTATTGAGAgtagttttattaaatatttggcTGATAATTTGAATGCTGAAATTGCATTAGGTACAATATCTAATGTAGAAGAAGCTATAAAATGGCTAAgttatacttatttatttgttcgaaTGAAGTTAAACTACCATGTTTATGGGATTCATCCTCAAGTTATTATAGATGATCCGAATCTAgaacaaaaaaggaaagagttAATTGATATAGCAGCTAAAGCGTTAGATGAAGCTAAAATGattcgatataatataagtaCAGGAGATTTGAGTACGACAAATCTAGGACGTATTGCAAGTCACTTTTATCTTAAATATGAtactattgaaatttttaataaacttacAAAACCAATTATGAGTGAAGCAGAAATACTTGCTATGATATCTCAATCTCAAGAATTTGGACAATTGAAAGTACGAGAGGATGAAATGAACGAATTGCAAGAGTTGATTCAACAATATTGCGAACTTAACGTTCAAGGCGGTGTAGAAAATATACATGGCAAAGTGAATATTCTATTGCAAACGTACTTATCACACGGTCGAGTTAATTCATTTTCATTGATATCGGATCAAGCATATATCGTGCAAAATGCAGGACGCATATGTCGAGcattgtttaatattatgcTAGGACAAAATCGTGCAACAATGGCTGGTCGTTTATTAGAAATGGCAAAGGTAATTGAAGTGCAACAATGGAGTTTTAAAAATCCTCTGTGTCAGTTTCATTGTTTATCTccagaaattattaataaaatagaagaaaatgatttgaCAATTGATagattaaataatatgaacgttaaagaaattggagatattttgtataatcaGAAAGTAGCAGTATTGGTGAAGAAATGTTGTGAAGAATTACCTGCATTAGAAATGGAATCAAATTTACAACCTATTACTCGCACAGTTTTAAGAAtacgtttgaaaatatatccTCAATTTCGATGGAATGATAGTGTTCATGGTAAAACTTCAGAACCATTTTGGATATGGATAGAAGATCCAGACAgtgattttatttatcatcatGAATGCTTTAATATGACAAGAAAGATGGTTTACAATAAACTTGAACAAGAGCTTGTGATGACTATACCATTACAGGAACCATTACCTTCTCAATATATAGTACGGGCAACAAGTGATCGCTGGTTAGGTTGTCAAAATATGCTACCTCTAACATTTCATGATTTAATTTTGCCTGAAATATATCCACCACATACTAATTTGTTAGAGTTACAACCATTACCTGTAAAAGCATTAAAAGATCCACTATTTGAAAAGCTTTATAAATTCTCTCATTTTAATCCAATACaaacacaaatttttcattgtttgtATCATACAGACAATAATGTCCTATTAGGAGCTCCAACTGGTTCAGGGAAAACAATTGCTGCAGAAATTGCTATATTTAGAGTATTTAAGCAATATCCCACGCAGAAGATTGTATACATTGCACCATTAAAAGCTTTAGTTAGAGAACGAATAAAGGATTGGAAAGTTAGACTAGAAGAACAACTAGGAAGACAAGTGGTAGAATTAACTGGAGATGTATCACCAGATATTAAAGTTATAGCAAGTGCGAGCGTTATTGTAACTACACCAGAAAAGTGGGATGGTATTAGTAGAAGTTGGCAAACAAGAGCTTATGTCAAGAATGTTGCTCTTATTATTATAGATGAAATTCACTTGTTAGGAGAAGATCGTGGTCCTGTATTGGAAGTTATTATTTCAAGAACTAATTTCATTTCTAGTCACACTTCAAAAACATTAAGAGTTATTGGACTTTCTACAGCATTAGCTAATGCAGTGGATTTAGCTAATTGGCTTGGTATCAAAGAAATGGGCCTTTACAATTTTCGTCCGTCTGTACGACCTGTACCGTTAGCAATTCATATACACGGGTTTCCAGGGAAAAATTATTGTCCTCGAATGGCAACAATGAATAGACCAACTTTTCAAGCAATTAAACAACATGCACCATCTAGTCCATCTTTAGTGTTTGTTTCATCACGCAGACAAACACGTTTAACTGCACTAGATTTAATTGCATACCTTGCGGCAGAAGATAATCCTAAACAATGGTTACATATGTGTGAGGAAGAAATGAATACTATTCTAGATCACGTACGAGACTCAAACTTAAAACTTACACTTGCATTTGGAATTGGGCTTCACCATGCTGGTCTTCAAGATAGAGATAGAATGATTGTTGAAGAATTATttgttaacaataaaattcag GTGTTGATTACAACAGCTACTTTAGCTTGGGGTGTCAACTTTCCTGCTCACTTGGTTGTAATAAAAGGAACAGAATATTATGATGGTAAACAACACCGTTATGTAGACATGCCTATTACAGATGTACTTCAAATGATAGGACGTGCAGGCAGACCCCAATTTGATACTGCAGGAGTGGCAGTGGTTCTAGTACAtgacttaaaaaaaaatttttataagagGTTTCTACATCAACCATTCCCAGTAGAATCAAGTTTACTAGCTGTTTTACCAGATCATATAAATGCTGAAATTGTGGCTGGTACAATTAAAAACAAACAAGaattattagattatttaaCCTGGACGTATTTTTTTAGAAGATTAATGAAAAATCCTAGATATTATGATCTAAACGCTTTAGAACCTAATACAATTAATCAGTACTTATCTTCTTTGGTGGACAATACATTAAAAGTGTTGATAGATTCACATTGTGTGATATTTGACGAG gaagaacaaattttatatccaCAATCAATGGGTAAAATAgcatcattttattatttatcacatCATACTATGTTAATGTTTGAGGAATCGTTACAAGAATTTCTAACATTAGAACAATGTTTacgtattttatgtaattcttATGAATATAATGAATTACCAGTAAGACATGacgaagaattattaaatga GGAATTAAGCAAAATGTGTCGTTACCAAGTAGATAATTACTCATATGGTTCTCCACATACAAAAGCATTTTTATTACTTCAAGCACATTTTTCAAGACTTCCTTTGCCATGTGTAGATTATATTACTGATTTAAAATCAGTACTTGATCAATCAATTAGGATTATTCAA gCAATGATAGATACAGTTGCAGAACATGGATGGTTAGCAAGTGCACTTATGATAATGAATTTGCTTCAGATGCTTATTCAAGCTCGATGGATTGATGAATTTGCAATTACTACATTGCCACATGTAAATTCAGAacatatacaattattttcgGCATTGTCATCATGTCTTCCAAAATTGTGCTTTATTATGCGCAACAAATATAGTACACTTGTAGAGGTGCTTGGTAAAGACTTTCAAGAAGAGCAAATATTTCAA aTACATCAAGTAATGAAAGAGATGCCAATGCTTCATGTCGAGTTAAGTATAGAAATGCACGATGAAGAACAGAGAAACCAGAAGTTTATATCATTAAAGACTGACAATTCCgatcatataaatattaacaagGATCAAGAttatatactaaatattacaatgaaaagaaaaaataagtcTAATAACTTGAAAGTACACTGTCCTTTGTTCCAAAAAGGAAAGGATGAAGGTTGGTTTCTGGTTTTAGGTAATACTTCTAACCTAGAATTATTAGCTTTAAAACGAGCATCTGGAATAAATGAACAACGCAAACATTATCAATTACAATTCACAGCACCATCAACTCtag gaCAAACAACTCTagtgttttatttgatatcCGATTGTTACATGGGACTGGATCaagaatacaatataaaactaaatataatatcttaa